A genomic stretch from Octopus sinensis linkage group LG14, ASM634580v1, whole genome shotgun sequence includes:
- the LOC115219050 gene encoding coiled-coil domain-containing protein R3HCC1L, whose product MLQNGISEPISSAGSRPLRGRGRGRLIHPVNSSVFNKEPLPVVLKNQKDDEKIKYCSDSTNTSRAKQKKPEQQLYIPRPRRIKQQLYQDTDNYQQQQQQQQQQQLQYSTEEEDDIRSGQAPYQHELSSSLCNTGQSSLPARKNTSKNGCNLKKNRREVEIYVPRAKRQMQLQSGGGGFDVSSKSIPPADCREPTSPLDRISKDYDIESLSVNNSNNINNMNRSARCQDAGCDIYFQLSRSHHGLEGFSPGIKDTNSGVPCNFSNNVSHKSGKGKRYEYHCNSSSADFGYSDKDSLSPLSLKSQSVAGNHDRESSSFHRPAAGAAAVAIQRTRSPETRAIINKVSRRDGISQETSNHNHSTSMSARKYSKEVSPTPNTLQNTKTDLSSAFSPESTCDSDSDIKLPNALFVPSKDNTPLEPFTLAQGDEDHRSSAGKTVPNQWNESSASVTRERTLPNANSLSTKQHSDSTNSENVHAPSCDQTESEESSETEADLSQSHLENMNSSQHDCNSSKTSINESYSNACELSTTDQQQESELSCSTNCDCTGSGGESSLDRSSPSSSKLDQCDGDMNSKFKSSTKTTTTPSNDSTCSSESTAKTEKFSPQMATSTAVVDDESWEALYDDNGDCLEPQALEELTTNIGKVQIQKNKINYLDFQPKDTELDYKAYDHVLEVFDFSSELQTRDIISVFSNFKERGFDIKWVDDTHALAIFNSPVAANDALAQNHPLLKVRPMSEASKKSKQKAKRCTEFLQPYKPRPETSAITARRMVTGALGLTPHISKQKRDQERQQLKEAREKKRQDRLTKNSIWDGNIGKCAMDTGDN is encoded by the exons ATGCTGCA GAATGGTATCAGTGAACCAATATCATCTGCAGGAAGTCGTCCCCTTAGGGGACGTGGTCGAGGTCGTTTAATACATCCAGTTAACAGCAGTGTGTTTAACAAGGAACCATTGCCAGTTGTCTTAAAGAACCAGAAAGATGATGAGAAAATCAAATACTGTTCAGACTCCACAAATACATCAAG AGCAAAGCAGAAAAAGCCTGAACAGCAGCTCTATATACCAAGACCTCGTCGTATAAAACAGCAGCTTTACCAGGATACTGACAactatcaacagcagcaacagcagcagcaacagcagcagctgcagtactCTACTGAGGAGGAAGATGATATACGAAGTGGTCAAGCTCCCTACCAACATGAACTGTCATCAAGTCTATGCAACACTGGCCAGTCGTCACTGCCTGCTCGTAAAAACACTTCCAAAAACGGATGTAACCTGAAAAAAAATCGGCGTGAAGTGGAAATCTATGTGCCACGTGCCAAGCGCCAAATGCAGTTACAGAGTGGAGGAGGAGGTTTTGACGTCAGTTCAAAGAGCATTCCTCCTGCAGACTGTCGGGAACCCACCTCACCTTTAGACAGGATATCGAAAGATTACGACATAGAATCTTTGTCagtgaataatagtaataatattaataatatgaatagatCTGCAAGATGCCAGGATGCTGGTtgtgatatatattttcagttatcAAGATCACATCATGGTTTAGAAGGGTTTTCTCCTGGAATTAAGGACACTAACTCAGGAGTTCCTTGTAATTTTTCCAATAACGTTTCTCATAAGAGTGGCAAAGGTAAACGTTATGAATATCATTGTAATTCCTCATCAGCAGATTTTGGCTATTCAGATAAAGACTCGCTGTCACCTTTGTCGTTGAAATCTCAATCGGTTGCTGGCAACCACGACAGAGAAAGCAGTTCATTCCACAGacctgctgctggtgctgctgctgttgctatccAAAGAACTCGATCTCCTGAAACAAGAGCCATTATCAACAAAGTGTCGCGTAGGGATGGCATTAGCCAAGAAACTTCGAATCACAATCACAGCACTTCAATGTCTGCTCGAAAATACTCAAAAGAAGTTTCCCCAACACCCAACACTCTACAGAATACAAAAACCGATCTGTCGAGTGCGTTTTCTCCAGAATCTACGTGTGATTCTGACTCTGACATCAAATTGCCGAATGCGTTGTTTGTCCCCAGTAAAGACAATACACCTCTTGAGCCGTTCACCTTGGCTCAAGGAGATGAAGACCATCGGTCATCTGCTGGAAAAACTGTTCCAAATCAATGGAATGAGAGTTCAGCTAGTGTGACAAGGGAGAGAACTCTGCCGAACGCAAATTCTCTAAGCACAAAACAACATTCTGACTCGACGAACTCTGAAAATGTCCATGCTCCTTCATGTGACCAAACAGAATCGGAAGAAAGTTCAGAAACAGAAGCAGACCTTTCTCAATCTCACCTAGAAAATATGAACAGTTCACAGCATGACTGTAATTCTTCTAAAACTAGCATAAATGAAAGTTATAGCAATGCTTGTGAGCTTTCTACAACTGATCAACAACAGGAGTCAGAACTATCTTGCTCAACAAACTGTGATTGTACTGGTTCAGGAGGTGAGAGCTCTTTGGACagatcttctccttcttcctcaaaATTAGATCAGTGCGATGGTGATATGAATTCTAAATTCAAAAGCAGCACTAAGACCACAACTACACCTAGTAATGATTCGACTTGTTCGTCAGAGAGTACAGCCAAAACAGAGAAGTTTTCTCCACAGATGGCTACGTCTACAGCAGTTGTTGATGATGAGTCATGGGAGGCATTATATGATGACAATGGAGATTGTTTGGAACCTCAAGCTTTGGAAGAG TTGACAACCAACATTGGGAAGGTGcaaattcagaaaaataaaattaattatttggacTTTCAACCAAAAGATACCGAATTAGATTACAAAG CTTATGATCACGTACTTGAAGTTTTTGATTTCTCTTCTGAGCTACAAACCCGAGATATAATTAGTGTGTTTTCAAATTTTAA GGAACGGGGTTTTGATATCAAATGGGTTGATGATACTCATGCTTTAGCAATTTTTAATAGCCCTGTTGCTG CTAATGATGCTTTGGCCCAAAATCACCCACTTTTGAAAGTACGGCCAATGTCAGAAGCTTCTAAAAAGTCTAAACAGAAAGCTAAACGTTGTACTG agtttctacagccttATAAACCAAGGCCAGAAACATCAGCTATTACAGCTCGCCGGATGGTTACAGGAGCTCTTGGTCTTACACCTCATATTTCTAAACAGAAACGAGATCAAGAACGCCAGCAACTAAAAGAAGCTAGAG aaaaGAAACGGCAGGACCGACTGACAAAGAATTCCATCTGGGATGGGAACATAGGAAAGTGTGCCATGGACACTGGTGATAATTAA